The following are encoded in a window of Trueperaceae bacterium genomic DNA:
- a CDS encoding universal stress protein: MYRKILMPTDGSASSDLATKQGLELAKRLGAEVTFLHVLENPLTAGYATPETLPYSAQLYQDLRAAAVDLLAAAQTSAESMGVAASTRLVENHDPVQAIHEAEADHDLVVMGTHGRRGFNRWMFGSVAEGALRRSTKPFLLVRAPDGGED; the protein is encoded by the coding sequence ATGTACCGGAAGATCCTGATGCCGACCGACGGCAGCGCGAGCTCGGACCTGGCCACGAAGCAGGGCCTGGAGCTCGCCAAGCGACTCGGCGCCGAGGTGACGTTCCTGCACGTCCTAGAGAACCCCCTCACGGCCGGCTACGCCACCCCGGAGACGCTGCCCTACTCCGCCCAGCTCTACCAGGATCTCCGCGCCGCCGCCGTGGACCTCCTGGCGGCGGCGCAGACTTCGGCCGAGTCGATGGGCGTGGCCGCCTCGACCAGGCTGGTCGAGAACCACGATCCCGTGCAGGCCATCCACGAGGCGGAGGCGGATCACGACCTCGTGGTGATGGGCACGCACGGCCGGCGCGGCTTCAACCGCTGGATGTTCGGCTCGGTCGCCGAGGGCGCCCTCCGGCGCTCCACCAAACCGTTCCTGCTCGTGCGCGCCCCCGACGGGGGCGAGGACTGA
- a CDS encoding universal stress protein: MTASSSSGRVRVLVPLDGSDFARQVIPYLIDVLRPTSHALTLLRVAPVPEGHHPVPPRPLAFEGWSAQHGWRGQEPPVYYSQVYEGAVANLEVELLDEARRLAAAGFDVTPEVRFGEAVPEIVAVVEAGGVDMVVMATHGRSGVSRLLLGSVARAVLENVHVPVMMVRPRATLAGEGLPAQETALGVTTGEAPA; encoded by the coding sequence ATGACCGCCAGCAGCAGTAGTGGTCGCGTGCGGGTGCTCGTGCCGCTCGACGGCTCGGACTTCGCCCGCCAGGTGATCCCCTACCTGATCGACGTGCTGAGGCCGACCTCGCACGCCCTGACGCTGCTCAGGGTGGCCCCGGTGCCAGAGGGCCATCACCCCGTCCCGCCCCGCCCACTGGCGTTCGAGGGCTGGTCGGCGCAGCACGGCTGGCGCGGCCAGGAGCCGCCCGTCTACTACAGCCAGGTGTACGAGGGCGCCGTGGCGAACCTCGAGGTCGAGCTGCTCGACGAGGCGCGGCGCCTGGCGGCGGCGGGCTTCGACGTGACGCCGGAGGTGCGCTTCGGCGAGGCGGTCCCGGAGATCGTGGCGGTGGTGGAGGCGGGCGGCGTCGACATGGTGGTCATGGCCACCCACGGGCGCTCGGGCGTCTCGCGGCTCCTGCTGGGGAGCGTGGCCCGCGCGGTGCTCGAGAACGTGCACGTCCCGGTGATGATGGTCAGGCCCCGCGCCACCCTGGCCGGCGAAGGCTTGCCGGCCCAGGAGACCGCGCTCGGCGTCACCACGGGAGAGGCCCCGGCCTGA
- a CDS encoding response regulator transcription factor: MTARKIRLMLVDDHALVRSGVRSLLELHDSGTTMLEVVGEAGSAEEALAVVAALAPDVVLLDLSLPGRSGLEALPDLRAAAPGARFVALSMHEEPEYVKRFLEGGGSGFVPKTSLEAQLVDAILAVARGEYYVPANLLAQLVHELAHPDPTRDVQLTTREEQVVTAIATGATYREIGTDLGLSEKTVATYRARASEKLGVRSRAELVRWALERRPL; this comes from the coding sequence ATGACCGCGCGCAAGATCAGGCTCATGCTGGTGGACGACCACGCGCTGGTGCGTTCGGGCGTCCGTTCCCTGCTGGAGCTTCACGACTCCGGCACCACCATGCTGGAGGTCGTGGGCGAGGCCGGGTCGGCGGAGGAGGCCCTGGCGGTGGTCGCCGCCCTCGCCCCCGACGTAGTGCTGCTCGACCTCTCCCTCCCCGGCCGAAGCGGACTCGAGGCGCTGCCGGACCTGCGTGCCGCCGCGCCGGGCGCGCGCTTCGTGGCGTTGTCGATGCACGAGGAGCCCGAGTACGTCAAGCGTTTCCTCGAGGGCGGCGGTTCCGGCTTTGTTCCCAAGACGTCGCTGGAGGCCCAGCTGGTCGACGCCATCCTGGCCGTCGCTCGGGGCGAGTACTACGTGCCCGCCAACCTGCTCGCCCAGCTGGTCCACGAGCTGGCCCACCCGGACCCGACGCGCGACGTGCAGCTGACGACGCGCGAGGAGCAGGTCGTGACGGCCATCGCCACGGGCGCCACCTATCGCGAGATCGGCACGGACCTCGGCCTGAGCGAGAAGACCGTCGCCACCTACCGCGCTCGCGCGTCGGAGAAGCTCGGGGTGCGCTCGCGCGCCGAGCTCGTCCGCTGGGCGCTCGAGCGGCGCCCACTCTGA
- a CDS encoding SDR family oxidoreductase translates to MRLADKVVLITGAGSGIGRAMAIRFAAEGAKVFGADWHEGDLQGVVGEVRAAGGEMRGLKTDMADRAQVEACVAAAVQAYGRLDVLVNNAGVMDVNQGVAELDDEVYRRVMSINVDGPVFASRAAIRAMGDGGGVILNTASVAGVGGGAAGAAYTASKHAVVGLTKNTAYVYGPKGIRCNALVVGAVATNIMASVDATKMDPYGSSRMQRYYGLIPAQLQPEDIANAALFLVSDEAKMVNGALVAADGGWTAA, encoded by the coding sequence ATGAGACTCGCTGACAAGGTAGTCCTCATCACGGGCGCCGGCTCGGGCATCGGCCGCGCCATGGCCATACGCTTCGCCGCCGAGGGCGCCAAGGTGTTCGGTGCCGATTGGCACGAGGGCGACCTCCAGGGGGTCGTCGGCGAGGTCAGGGCCGCCGGCGGTGAGATGCGCGGCCTGAAGACGGACATGGCCGACCGCGCCCAGGTGGAGGCGTGCGTGGCGGCGGCGGTGCAGGCGTACGGTCGCCTCGACGTGCTCGTCAACAACGCGGGCGTCATGGACGTGAACCAGGGCGTGGCGGAACTCGACGACGAGGTCTACCGCCGGGTCATGAGCATCAACGTCGACGGTCCGGTCTTCGCCTCGCGCGCCGCCATCCGGGCCATGGGCGACGGGGGCGGGGTCATCCTCAACACCGCCAGCGTCGCCGGCGTGGGCGGTGGGGCGGCGGGCGCTGCCTACACGGCGTCCAAGCACGCGGTGGTGGGCCTCACGAAGAACACGGCCTACGTGTACGGGCCCAAGGGGATCCGCTGCAACGCGCTCGTGGTCGGGGCCGTGGCCACCAACATCATGGCCAGCGTCGACGCCACCAAGATGGATCCTTACGGCAGTAGCCGCATGCAGCGGTACTACGGGCTGATCCCGGCGCAGCTGCAGCCGGAGGACATCGCCAACGCGGCCCTCTTCCTCGTGTCGGACGAGGCGAAGATGGTGAACGGCGCGCTCGTCGCCGCCGACGGCGGCTGGACCGCCGCCTGA